One Aneurinibacillus migulanus genomic region harbors:
- a CDS encoding ABC transporter substrate-binding protein, producing MFTTYKRRKRNIFTLLTMLLAFAVFVSGCGSQQTSSEKGGEAGGEQKKEATRTIKHVMGETKVPEHPQKVVVLTNEGTEAVLALGIKPVGAVKSWKGEPFYDHIAKEMEGVTVVGDEHQPSLEKIAALKPDLILGNKMRQEKVYQQLSEIAPTVFTEELRGAWKDNFKVYAEALNKKAEGDKVLADWDKRIADIKQKAGDKLSTQVSVVRFMTGKTRIYYKDTFLGMILNEIGFARPASQDKNEFVDEVTKERIPDMDGDVMFYFTYETGDGQASKVEKEWTEDPLWKNLKVVKSGNAHKVDDVIWNTAGGVKAANLLLDDLEKYLLK from the coding sequence GTGTTTACTACATACAAAAGAAGGAAAAGAAACATCTTCACGCTTCTGACGATGCTGCTCGCTTTTGCGGTATTCGTATCCGGATGTGGTTCTCAGCAGACCTCTTCTGAAAAAGGAGGCGAAGCGGGTGGAGAACAAAAGAAGGAAGCGACTCGCACGATAAAACATGTAATGGGTGAAACAAAAGTGCCTGAGCATCCGCAAAAAGTCGTTGTGTTAACTAACGAAGGAACGGAAGCGGTACTTGCGCTAGGCATTAAGCCTGTTGGTGCCGTGAAGTCATGGAAAGGCGAACCGTTCTATGACCATATTGCTAAGGAAATGGAAGGCGTAACCGTAGTAGGGGATGAGCATCAGCCAAGCCTTGAGAAAATCGCGGCATTGAAACCGGACTTAATTCTTGGAAATAAAATGCGTCAGGAAAAAGTGTACCAGCAGCTTTCTGAAATCGCACCGACCGTTTTCACAGAAGAGTTGCGCGGCGCATGGAAAGATAACTTTAAAGTGTATGCCGAAGCGCTGAACAAGAAAGCGGAAGGCGACAAAGTTCTTGCAGATTGGGATAAGCGTATCGCTGACATTAAACAAAAAGCTGGAGATAAGCTTTCGACTCAAGTATCCGTCGTTCGTTTCATGACAGGTAAGACGCGTATTTATTATAAAGACACATTCTTAGGCATGATTCTTAACGAAATCGGATTTGCTCGTCCTGCTTCGCAGGATAAAAATGAATTCGTCGATGAAGTAACAAAAGAACGTATCCCGGATATGGATGGCGACGTAATGTTCTACTTCACATATGAGACAGGTGATGGCCAGGCTTCTAAAGTGGAGAAAGAGTGGACGGAAGATCCGCTGTGGAAGAATCTAAAAGTTGTGAAGAGCGGAAACGCACATAAAGTAGATGATGTTATCTGGAATACGGCTGGCGGCGTGAAAGCAGCCAACCTTCTGTTGGATGACCTCGAAAAATATCTACTTAAATAA
- a CDS encoding pyridoxamine 5'-phosphate oxidase family protein, with protein MAEQIKNQNTRPIRRKVNELTSQAEIETCLRTVRTGYLGLQDNEGMYVVPLNFIWHNGSLYFHGSSEGRKTDALTQQEAPVCFTVVEDWGTIADPVPAHTSTAYRSVMVFGYPEKVESLKEATEALQAMLRKYVPGYYSGALASSHVDKYRSSLGNPTSVYRITPLRLTGKVNPVCPEQMFYPGRTIQDDRKME; from the coding sequence ATGGCAGAACAAATAAAAAATCAAAATACACGTCCAATCCGACGGAAGGTCAATGAACTAACCTCACAGGCAGAAATAGAAACATGCCTAAGAACAGTACGTACCGGATATCTGGGCCTTCAGGATAATGAAGGCATGTACGTTGTACCGCTTAATTTTATTTGGCATAATGGAAGTCTTTACTTTCATGGGAGCAGTGAAGGTCGGAAGACGGACGCTCTGACCCAGCAAGAAGCGCCGGTTTGTTTTACAGTGGTAGAAGATTGGGGCACCATCGCTGACCCGGTTCCAGCCCACACTAGCACCGCCTACCGGAGTGTGATGGTGTTCGGCTATCCAGAGAAGGTTGAATCACTCAAAGAGGCTACAGAGGCGCTTCAGGCCATGCTAAGAAAATATGTACCTGGTTACTATTCAGGCGCTCTTGCCTCATCCCATGTGGATAAATATCGTTCCAGCCTTGGTAACCCGACATCCGTATATCGAATTACGCCGCTGCGGCTGACCGGAAAAGTGAACCCCGTCTGTCCCGAACAGATGTTTTATCCCGGGCGAACCATCCAGGATGACCGAAAAATGGAATAA
- a CDS encoding DUF1507 family protein → MDALKEQTMQLLRAEADKIEHLIEVQRTNLTMPKCPLYEEVLDTQMFGLSRIVDFLIRLDLLNKEEGKEILDGLEKRVSAKIGK, encoded by the coding sequence ATGGATGCTTTGAAAGAACAAACCATGCAATTGTTACGGGCGGAAGCCGATAAGATTGAACATCTAATCGAGGTGCAACGCACGAACCTGACGATGCCGAAGTGTCCACTATACGAAGAAGTACTGGATACACAGATGTTCGGTCTCTCTCGCATCGTGGATTTTCTGATTCGTCTCGACTTGCTGAATAAGGAAGAAGGCAAGGAGATTCTAGACGGATTGGAAAAGCGGGTATCCGCCAAAATCGGAAAATAA